The following are from one region of the Capsicum annuum cultivar UCD-10X-F1 chromosome 1, UCD10Xv1.1, whole genome shotgun sequence genome:
- the LOC107852008 gene encoding transcription factor MYC1: MMQEITSTSSSTTSPALLNTLQKRLQYIIHTLQEWWVYAIFWQASKDANGRLIFSWEDGHFRGTKDLAMAEVRITNADNNVGDPEMFYAVSATNCFVSEDDLITHTYNSGFYIWLNNYYESQLYNYDRAKEAHLHGIRTLVCISTPHGVVELGSSEVIQENLELIQLNRSLFGLSNKNSPSQTNHQGLSSFNFVPLGSHHIQKVDTNNNPEIYIGNKSSDSGNSDYDNESSAMYNINSPKKRGRKSSSSTKTERIMAKNHVEAERLRREKLNHRFYALRSVVPNVSKMDKASLLADAVTYINELKAKVEELETSKSECQKPKRNYVDTVMEMYGSRNNINSSFGWCNSTGAYGIEVEVKIIGVEAMVRVRSPNVSYPCARLMNVLRELELQIHHASVASVKDMMIQDVVIGIPRNLTNEEALKSVILTKLSVIS, translated from the coding sequence ATGATGCAAGAAATTACCTCAACTTCTTCTTCTACAACTTCACCTGCACTGCTTAATACACTTCAAAAACGCCTTCAGTATATAATCCACACTCTTCAAGAATGGTGGGTTTATGCCATCTTTTGGCAAGCTTCAAAAGACGCTAATGGCCGTCTTATTTTCTCTTGGGAAGACGGCCATTTCCGCGGCACCAAAGATTTGGCTATGGCCGAAGTTCGTATCACCAACGCAGACAACAACGTTGGTGATCCGGAGATGTTTTATGCTGTGTCAGCCACGAACTGTTTCGTGTCTGAGGATGATCTCATCACCCACACGTATAATTCTGGTTTCTATATTTGGCTGAACAATTATTACGAATCGCAACTTTATAACTACGATAGAGCTAAAGAAGCTCACTTGCATGGAATTCGAACCCTGGTTTGTATTTCTACTCCTCATGGTGTTGTTGAGTTAGGTTCCTCCGAAGTTATTCAAGAAAATTTGGAATTAATCCAATTGAACAGGTCTTTATTTGGATTAAGTAATAAAAATAGTCCGTCACAGACTAATCATCAAGGTCTTTCGAGTTTTAATTTTGTTCCTTTAGGAAGTCATCATATTCAGAAAGTGGATACGAATAATAATCCAGAAATATATATAGGAAACAAATCATCCGATTCAGGAAATTCAGACTATGATAATGAGTCCTCAGCAATGTACAATATTAATTCACCTAAAAAACGTGGAAGAAAATCAAGTTCCAGCACCAAAACAGAGCGAATCATGGCGAAAAATCATGTTGAAGCTGAGAGACTGAGAAGGGAAAAGCTGAATCATCGGTTCTACGCTCTAAGGAGCGTGGTCCCTAACGTATCGAAAATGGATAAAGCATCTTTGTTAGCAGATGCTGTTACTTATATTAACGAGCTCAAGGCTAAAGTTGAAGAGCTAGAGACCAGTAAAAGTGAGTGCCAAAAGCCTAAGAGAAACTATGTTGATACTGTTATGGAGATGTATGGTAGTAGGAATAATATAAATTCATCGTTCGGATGGTGTAATAGTACTGGGGCATATGGAATTGAAGTCGAGGTCAAGATCATTGGAGTAGAAGCCATGGTTCGGGTCCGGTCACCCAATGTGAGCTACCCATGTGCCAGATTGATGAACGTGTTGAGAGAGTTGGAGTTACAGATTCACCATGCAAGTGTTGCAAGTGTGAAGGACATGATGATACAAGATGTTGTGATTGGTATTCCTCGTAATCTGACTAATGAGGAAGCCCTCAAATCTGTTATACTCACAAAATTAAGTGTTATTAGCTAA